A window of Hydrogenophilus thermoluteolus genomic DNA:
AGTACCAGGTGGCGACGCTCCAACTCATCAACGCCCACCGCTTCATGGGGCACCGCATCGCCGATCTCGACCCGCTGAAGCGCTTCGAAAAACCGGCGGTTGCCGAGCTCGAACCTTCGACCTATGGCTTTACCGAAGCGGACCTCAACCGCGAATTCAACGTCGGTTCGTTCCAGGGGTTGGGGAAACAGACCGGGACGCTGCGTGAGATCCTCGACGCGCTGCGGCAGACCTACTGCAGCACCATCGGCGTCGAATATATGTACCTCACCAGCACCGCAGAAAAACGGTGGCTGCAGGCGCGTATGGAGCCGATCCGCAACCGGCCGAAGTTCGACGCCGACCAGAAGAAGCGGATCTTGGAGCGGTTGACCGCGGCAGAGACCTTGGAGCGTTACCTCCACACCCGTTATGTCGGTCAGAAACGGTTTTCCCTCGAAGGGGGCGAATCGGCGATCGTCGCGCTCGACGAAGCCATTCGTACTGCCGGGCGGAACGGGGCGCAAGAGATCGTGATCGGGATGGCCCACCGGGGGCGGCTCAACGTACTCGTTAATGTGCTCGGGAAGTCTCCAAAAATGCTCTTCGACGAGTTCGAAGGGAAGAAGGCCTCCGACCTCTCATCGGGTGACGTCAAATACCACATGGGTTTTTCGAGCGACGTCTTGACCCCGGGTGGTCCGGTCCATCTCTCGTTGGCGTTCAACCCGTCGCACCTCGAAATCGTGAACCCTGTGGTCTTGGGGTCGGTCTATGCGCGGCAAGTGCGGCGTGGCACTCGGACTGCGAAAGACGAAGTGTTGCCGATCCTCATCCATGGAGACGCTGCGGTTGCGGGGCAAGGGGTCAACCAAGAGGTGCTCAACTTCTCGCAAACGCGGGGTTATGGGGTCGGCGGCACGGTCCATATCGTGATCAACAACCAGATCGGGTTTACCACCTCGGACCCACGCGATTTGCGATCGACCACCTACTGCACCGACGTCTTCAAGATGGTCGAAGCGCCGATCTTCCACGTCAATGGCGATGACCCGGAAGCGGTCGCGTTCGTCACGCAACTCGCGCTCGAATTTCGCAAGGAGTTCAAGAAAGATGTCGTGATCGACATCGTCTGCTTCCGGAAACTCGGTCACAACGAGCAGGATGAACCGGCGGTGACGCAACCGCTGATGTACCGCAAGGTACGGCAGCATCCGGGTACACGCGCACGCTATGCCGAAAAACTGGTGCAAGAGGGGGTGATCCCGCAAGACGAACCCGACGCGTTCATCGCCCGCTATCGCGACGCACTCGATCGTGGTGAATTGTTGTACAACCCAGTGGTCAATAACGTCGTGCGCAAACACGCGGTCGATTGGACGCCGTTCCTAGGCCAGCCCTATACCGACGAGTGCGACACCGCAATCCCCGTTTCCGAAGTCGAACGTCTTGCGGAACGACTGACGGCCATTCCTGAAGGGTTTGCACTCCACCCGCGGGTGCAGAAGATCATCGAAGACCGCAAAGCCATGGGGCGGGGCGAAATTCCGGCCGACTGGGGGTTTGGGGAAAACCTGGCGTACGCGTCGCTCGTCGCGCAAGGATTTGGCATTCGCCTCTCCGGGGAAGACGTGGGGCGCGGCACCTTCTTTCACCGCCATGCGGTGTTGCACGACCAGAATCGCGAGCGCTGGGACGCCGGTACCTATGTGCCGCTGCAGAATATCCAGGAGGGGCAAGGGCCGTTTTACGTGTTCGATTCCACCCTCTCGGAAGAAGGGACGCTCGGTTTCGATTACGGCTATTCGCTCACCGAACCGAACCAACTGACGATCTGGGAAGCGCAGTTCGGGGATTTCGCCAACGGCGCGCAGGTCGTGATCGACCAGTTCATCTCTTCGGCCGAATCGAAGTGGGGACGACTGAGCGGCATCACCCTGTTGTTGCCACACGGCTACGAAGGGCAGGGGCCGGAGCACTCCTCGGCGCGCATCGAGCGCTACCTCCAGCTTTCGGCCGAGCTCAACTGGCAGGTGTGCCAACCCACCACCGCAGCGCAAATCTTCCATCTGCTGCGTCGGCAGATGCTGCGCCGGCTCCGCAAACCGTTGGTCGTTTTCACGCCGAAGTCGCTATTGCGCTTGAAAGAAGCGGCGTCGCCGCGTGAGGCCTTCACCCAAGGGGGCTTTCAGACGGTGATCGGCGAGGTCGAAGACCTCAATCCGAAGAAGGTGAAACGGGTACTCTTCTGTTCGGGTAAGGTCTATTACGAACTCGCCGCGTATCGCCGAGAGAAAGGGATCGAGGACGTCGCGATCATTCGGCTCGAGCAGTTCTATCCCTTCCCGGCGAAAGCGCTCGAGGCGGTGCTCGCGCCCTTTACCCAGTTGAAAGAGTACGTCTGGGTGCAAGAGGAGCCCCGCAACCAGGGCGCGTGGTACTGGCTGCTGTCGCGTCAGCATCTCGACAACATGCTCGGGAAAGGCAAGCGGCTGCTCCTCGTGGCACGGCCGGCTTCGTCGTCGCCCGCGGTCGGGTACCTCGCCAAACACGTCCAGCAACAGAAAGCCCTCATCGAAAACGCCTTTGGACCCATCGACGCCTAATAAAAGAGGAGAGTCACCATGTTGATCGAAGTGAAAGTTCCGCAATTGTCCGAATCGGTTTCCGAAGCCTCCCTCGTCACCTGGCACAAGAAGGAGGGGGAAGCGGTCAAGCGCGACGAAAACCTGGTCGATATCGAAACCGACAAAGTGGTGCTCGAAACGCCAGCTCCTGCTGATGGCGTGCTGGTGCGCATCATCAAAAAAGATGGTGAGGCGGTGACCTCGGGTGAGGTGATTGCCGAAATCGACACCGAAGCACAAGCAGCAGCCACGACGAACGCTGCTTCGGCTGAGCCCGCAGCAGCACCCGCTGCGGCGCCTGCTCCATCAGAACCGGCGGCCGAGCCTGCGGCAGCTGCGCCTGCTGCCGCTGCGCCTGCTGCCGCGGGTGTTGCCAGTCCTGCCGCGCGCAAGATCCTCGAAGAGAAGGGGCTCTCGGCGACCGACGTGACCGGAACGGGCCGTGGGGGGCGTGTCACCAAAGAGGACGCGCTTCAAGCTGCGCCGAAGGCAGCAGCGGCGGCGCCTGTAGCGGCGCCGGTCGCGGCGATGCCGGCGGGCGAGCGTCCTGAGCAGCGGGTTCCGATGACCAAGATCCGCAAGCGGATCGCGGAGCGCTTGCTGCAGTCGAAACAAGAGACCGCGATGCTCACCACCTTCAACGAAGTGAACATGTTGCCGGTGATCGAACTGCGCAAAAAGTACGGTGAGCAGTTCGAGAAAGAGTACGGCGTGCGGCTGGGTTTCATGAGCTTCTTCGTGAAAGCGGCGTGCGCAGCGCTCAAAAAATTCCCGATCCTCAACGCGTCGGTCGACGGCGACGACATCATCTACCACGGTTATATCGACATCGGTATCGCGGTGGGGTCGCCACGCGGATTGGTCGTGCCGATTCTCCGTGACGCGGATCAGATGAGTTTTGCCGAAATCGAAAAGAAAATCGCCGAATTCGGGCAACGGGCGAAAGATGGACGGCTCACCGTGGAAGAGCTCACCGGCGGTACCTTCTCGATCTCCAACGGAGGGGTTTTCGGTTCGATGCTCTCGACACCGATCATCAACCCGCCGCAGTCGGCGATCCTGGGGATTCACGCCACCAAGGATCGCCCAGTGGTCGAGAACGGCCAGATCGTGATTCGCCCGATCAACTACTTGGCGCTTTCGTACGACCACCGCATCATCGACGGGCGCGAAGCCGTACTCGGGCTCAGAACCATCAAAGAGGCGCTGGAAGATCCAGCACGCCTCCTTCTCAACCTCTAAAAGCCAGCGGGGCCAACACCAAGACAGGGAGTGAACAACAATGAGCCAACCATCAGAGCAGTATGACGTGCTTGTGATCGGCGGTGGGCCAGGCGGTTACGTGGCCGCGATTCGTGCGGCGCAGCTCGGCTTCAAGACCGCGTGCTGTGAGTCGAACCCGTACGACGACCCGAAAGGGGAACCGCGCCTTGGGGGGACGTGCCTCAACGTCGGTTGCATTCCGTCGAAGGCGCTCCTACACACCTCGCATCTTTTTGAACTCGCGGCGCACGACTTCAGCGCCCAAGGGATCGAAGTCGGCGCGCCAAAAATCGACGTCCCGAAGATGATCGCACGTAAAGACGCGATCGTCACGCAACTCACGCAGGGGATCAAAGGGCTTTTCCGCAAGAACAAGGTGACGCTGCTCCCTGGTCACGGTCGATTCGTCGGCCGTGAAGGCGACACATGGCGCGTCGCGGTGGGTGAAAAAACCGTCGCAGCAACCCACGTGATCGTCGCAACGGGTTCGAAAGCGCGCCATCTGCCCAACATCCCCGTGGATAACCAGGTGATTTGCGACAACGTCGGGGCGCTGAAGCTCCAGGCCGTGCCGAAGAAGCTCGCGATCATCGGTGCCGGTGTGATCGGTCTCGAGATGGGGTCGGTGTGGCGGCGTCTCGGCTCGGAGGTGACGATCCTCGAAGCGGCACCGCAGTTTCTTGCCGCCGCCGACCCAGAGATCGCGAAAGAGGCGCAGAAATTGCTCACCAAGCAGGGGCTCTCGTTCGCGTTCGGGGTCACGATCGACAGCGCCGAAGTCGAAGGCGACGGCGTGCTGATCCGCTACCGCACCGCCGACGGTGCAGAACAGCGGCTCGCAGCCGATCGGCTGATCGTCTCGGTGGGGCGGGTTCCGAACACCGACGGGCTCGACGCCGACAAAGTGGGTTTGACGGTCAATGAACGGGGACAGATCGTCGTCGATGACCATTGCCGCACCAATTTGCCCAACGTCTGGGCGATCGGGGACGTCGTCCGTGGGCCGATGCTCGCCCACAAGGCGATGGAAGAAGGGGTGATGGTCGCGGAGCGGATCGCTGGGCAGGCGGGTCACGTCAATTACGACGCGATTCCTTGGGTGATCTACACCGAACCCGAAATCGCCTGGGTCGGGAAGACCGAAACGGAACTCAAAGCGGCGGGCGTCGACTACCGCGCTGGGAAAATTCCCTTCTTGGCGAACGGCCGCGCGCTGGGTATGGGGGCCGGATATGGGTTCGTCAAGATGCTCGCCGACGCCAAAACCGACCGCATCTTGGGGGTGCATATCATCGGCCCGAATGCCTCCGAACTGATCGCCGAAGCGGTGGTCGCGCTCGAGTTTGCCGCAGCAGCCGAAGATCTGGCGCGGATCTGCCATGCCCACCCGACCCTCTCCGAGGTGGTGCATGAAGCGGCGCTTGCCGTCGACAAGCGACCGCTCCACTTCTAAATGGAGATGCCAACCGTTCAACCCCGCACCGCGACCGGTGCGGGGGCAGGGCCGCTTCTTGCCGCGTACGACGCGGCGATCGCTACCCGCGGCTACCAACCAGACCCAGCGCAGAAAGCAGCGCTCTTCAGGCTACAGCAATTGGCCGACGCGTTGCTTGCGCGCTCGGCGCAAGACGACGATCGGGTAGCATCCGGGCAGCAAACGCCGGGTGGTGCGGCGGCGCGTGCGTCGGGCATCAAGCGGCTCATGGGCAAACTCTTTGGGCGTAGCGGGACGGCGGAGTCCCTTGCGCCCGCCCCGGTGGCAGCGAACCAAACCCCCAAGAGCGTCTATCTCTGGGGTGGCGTCGGGCGGGGGAAGAGCTTCCTGATGGATCTCTTCTACGCCAACGTTCCCTTGGTGCGCAAACGGCGGGTCCATTTCCACGCCTTCATGCAAGAAACGCATGAACGGCTGAAACGGCACAAAAAGCAACCCGATCCGTTGCGTCTGGTCGCGGCAGAAATCCTCGAGACGGCGCAGTTGCTCTGTTTCGACGAATTTCACGTCAGTGACATCGCCGACGCGATGATCCTTGGGCGGCTCCTCGATGCGCTCTGGGCGCAGGGCGCCGTGCTCGTGATGACCAGCAATTACCACCCAGACGGGCTCTATCCCAATGGTCTGATGCGGGTCAATTTTCTCCCGACGATCGAGCGCATCAAAGCGATGTGCGACGTGATCGAAGTCGA
This region includes:
- a CDS encoding 2-oxoglutarate dehydrogenase E1 component, whose product is MYRDFLANSALFGSNAPFVEALYEHFLADPMSVPEAWRAYFEQIRAQGPQVEERPHSPIVAAFEQLGRMGPVRFVKTGSDDGQYQVATLQLINAHRFMGHRIADLDPLKRFEKPAVAELEPSTYGFTEADLNREFNVGSFQGLGKQTGTLREILDALRQTYCSTIGVEYMYLTSTAEKRWLQARMEPIRNRPKFDADQKKRILERLTAAETLERYLHTRYVGQKRFSLEGGESAIVALDEAIRTAGRNGAQEIVIGMAHRGRLNVLVNVLGKSPKMLFDEFEGKKASDLSSGDVKYHMGFSSDVLTPGGPVHLSLAFNPSHLEIVNPVVLGSVYARQVRRGTRTAKDEVLPILIHGDAAVAGQGVNQEVLNFSQTRGYGVGGTVHIVINNQIGFTTSDPRDLRSTTYCTDVFKMVEAPIFHVNGDDPEAVAFVTQLALEFRKEFKKDVVIDIVCFRKLGHNEQDEPAVTQPLMYRKVRQHPGTRARYAEKLVQEGVIPQDEPDAFIARYRDALDRGELLYNPVVNNVVRKHAVDWTPFLGQPYTDECDTAIPVSEVERLAERLTAIPEGFALHPRVQKIIEDRKAMGRGEIPADWGFGENLAYASLVAQGFGIRLSGEDVGRGTFFHRHAVLHDQNRERWDAGTYVPLQNIQEGQGPFYVFDSTLSEEGTLGFDYGYSLTEPNQLTIWEAQFGDFANGAQVVIDQFISSAESKWGRLSGITLLLPHGYEGQGPEHSSARIERYLQLSAELNWQVCQPTTAAQIFHLLRRQMLRRLRKPLVVFTPKSLLRLKEAASPREAFTQGGFQTVIGEVEDLNPKKVKRVLFCSGKVYYELAAYRREKGIEDVAIIRLEQFYPFPAKALEAVLAPFTQLKEYVWVQEEPRNQGAWYWLLSRQHLDNMLGKGKRLLLVARPASSSPAVGYLAKHVQQQKALIENAFGPIDA
- the odhB gene encoding 2-oxoglutarate dehydrogenase complex dihydrolipoyllysine-residue succinyltransferase, with amino-acid sequence MLIEVKVPQLSESVSEASLVTWHKKEGEAVKRDENLVDIETDKVVLETPAPADGVLVRIIKKDGEAVTSGEVIAEIDTEAQAAATTNAASAEPAAAPAAAPAPSEPAAEPAAAAPAAAAPAAAGVASPAARKILEEKGLSATDVTGTGRGGRVTKEDALQAAPKAAAAAPVAAPVAAMPAGERPEQRVPMTKIRKRIAERLLQSKQETAMLTTFNEVNMLPVIELRKKYGEQFEKEYGVRLGFMSFFVKAACAALKKFPILNASVDGDDIIYHGYIDIGIAVGSPRGLVVPILRDADQMSFAEIEKKIAEFGQRAKDGRLTVEELTGGTFSISNGGVFGSMLSTPIINPPQSAILGIHATKDRPVVENGQIVIRPINYLALSYDHRIIDGREAVLGLRTIKEALEDPARLLLNL
- the lpdA gene encoding dihydrolipoyl dehydrogenase, whose protein sequence is MSQPSEQYDVLVIGGGPGGYVAAIRAAQLGFKTACCESNPYDDPKGEPRLGGTCLNVGCIPSKALLHTSHLFELAAHDFSAQGIEVGAPKIDVPKMIARKDAIVTQLTQGIKGLFRKNKVTLLPGHGRFVGREGDTWRVAVGEKTVAATHVIVATGSKARHLPNIPVDNQVICDNVGALKLQAVPKKLAIIGAGVIGLEMGSVWRRLGSEVTILEAAPQFLAAADPEIAKEAQKLLTKQGLSFAFGVTIDSAEVEGDGVLIRYRTADGAEQRLAADRLIVSVGRVPNTDGLDADKVGLTVNERGQIVVDDHCRTNLPNVWAIGDVVRGPMLAHKAMEEGVMVAERIAGQAGHVNYDAIPWVIYTEPEIAWVGKTETELKAAGVDYRAGKIPFLANGRALGMGAGYGFVKMLADAKTDRILGVHIIGPNASELIAEAVVALEFAAAAEDLARICHAHPTLSEVVHEAALAVDKRPLHF
- the zapE gene encoding cell division protein ZapE is translated as MPTVQPRTATGAGAGPLLAAYDAAIATRGYQPDPAQKAALFRLQQLADALLARSAQDDDRVASGQQTPGGAAARASGIKRLMGKLFGRSGTAESLAPAPVAANQTPKSVYLWGGVGRGKSFLMDLFYANVPLVRKRRVHFHAFMQETHERLKRHKKQPDPLRLVAAEILETAQLLCFDEFHVSDIADAMILGRLLDALWAQGAVLVMTSNYHPDGLYPNGLMRVNFLPTIERIKAMCDVIEVDSGTDYRLRTLENVDLYLTPLTPENDAKLAADFQALTGVLPQPGTITLFERTIPTRGNAAGVIWFDFAALCDGPRGQADYLAIANEYHTVILSNVPAMSPAQAEAARRFTWLIDVLYDHRVKLIVSAAVEPYDLYPEGRNANEFARTVSRLLEMRTRAYLEAAHASD